GAACATCTATCTCGATCTCTGCGACTGGCAGGTGCTGGGCGCGGTGAAGGATGAGAACATCCCGGAACTGCTGCGGGTCATCCGTGTCTTCCTCGACACCGTCGGGCCGTACCGCATCGTGTGGGGCACCGACCTGCCGCAAACGGGCGTCGGCCGGCGCCGCCAGCAGGAGACCCAGCGGTGGACCGACATCTTCAAGAACCTGCCCGAGTGGGGCGAGCGCTACGGCATCCGCTTCACGGAGGAGGAGCGCGACGGCATCTGTCACCTCGCCGCGATGCGCTGCTTCTCGAACATCGACTGGTCGGAGACCCCGCTAGCGGACGTGCAGCGGCGCTGGTAGGTCGACGCTGTTCCCTCCGCCGACGATTCCGAGGCGCCGCTGGCTGTTGACGTCGTAGAGGCCGACAACGATGCGGTAGTCGCCCGGCGGCGCAGTCGTTGGGAGTGTAAGCTCATACGGCACGCGGAACCGGCGTCCCGCCTTCCACCGAGATGTCCCGAACCAATCTTCGGTCGGCTGCTTGTCCAGCTGAGTCCAGCGCTCTCCATCTGGACCGATCAGGTGGATGAACAGCACGACATCCTGCGGGACGTCGATCAGCGCTCGCCACCAGAGCGTCACCGTGACGGTCTCGCCGGCACGGAGCGTCGTCGGCGTCACGTCTGCCCCATCGAGCGCGATCCGGCGCGCGAAATTGACCTCCAGCGGGAATGTCGGCGCGATTGGGACGACGCGGCGGCGCAAGACGAGGATATTGTCGCGGTCGAAGATCGTCTCGAAATCCGGGTTCAAAAGAAACTGCTGCAGTTCGCGGTCGTAGTCGTCCTCAGGATTAGAGAGCGGATACTTATTCCCCTCGAGGTCGAGCAGGACGTAGTCCGCCCCGGCAAACACCGGCGCGTCCGGGAACATATAAATCTGGCGCCGCTGCGAGACATGAGGCACAAGGTCGGTCTGGGCGAGCAGGCTGGCATCGCGCGGAATAAGCGCGATCGCCTCGCGGATAACCGGCGCGCGCGGGTTGGGCGCGAACCGCTCCGGGTCGTAGCTGCGCGCCGGCGGCCCCGGCGCGATCAGGTAGTAGGCCGCTCCAGACGCGCCAAGAAGCGCCGTGACCCCGCCTGCGAGGAGCCGGGGCGAGCGCATCCCAAGCCGATGCAGCGCCTGAGCCGCGCCAAATGCGAGAAACGGCAGGAGCAGGACGCTGTAATGCTTCTCGATGAAGGCAAAGGGGAATTCAGGACTGAGCAGATGATAGCCGAGCGTCGGCAGCGCCATCAGGCTGGCGAGGCCAGCGAAGGGCAGCAGCGCAAACGGCACCGTCAGGTGACCGACATAAGCGGCCTTCTCTGCCGTGAAGAGCCCCGGGATAAGCTGAAGGAAGCGCTCAACTGACACTGCCGCCTCGCCGCCCGGCGCGCCGGTATCAAAGTAGCGGCGGAGGTAGTAGTACTGCCCCTCTGGATTGAAGAGCGGCACGAGCAGAAAGATAACGACGACAAAGGTGACCGCTCCTGTTGTCGCGACGAGAAGGCCAGTTCGCTTGAAGCGCGTGAACAGCAGGGTCCACGCCCCCACCGCCGCAACAACCAGCCCCATCTCCTCTTTGATCAGCAGGATTGGGAGCAGGGAAGCAGTGAAGGCGCCCGGCCGGCCGAGCAGCAGGAAGCGCAGGGCAAGCGCGATCAGCGGCGGCGCGAAGACGATGTCGTGAAAGTCGAAGAGTGCCGTAAACGCATTGCCCGGATGCAGGAGATAGGCGACGCCGAGCGCAAGACCGGCCGCTGCGCACTTCAGCAGCCGCGCCGCGAGATAGCCCAGCGGAAGAGCTGCCGCCGGCAGCGCGAACGCCTGGAGAATGAGCAGCGCTCGCGGGTCGGGCCAGACCCAGTAGATCGGCGCGAGCAGCAGCAAGCCGAGTGAGAAATGGTCCCCGAGAAAGTGGGGGAGAAAATGCATGATCGAGTTCTCGAACAGCCGCCCTTGGCTCGTGTTCCAGATCACTTGGTCGTAGATCCCAAGGTCATAGGCGTGGGTCCGAAAGGCGTCGTGCTTGGCGACCGACAGCCAGGCGTAGAGAGCGCCCCAGCCCGCAGCAAGCACCGGCAGGAGATGGATCGACCAGGTGGGCAGCCGCAGCCACGGGGCGAGCAGCCAGCCAGCGACGCCAAGCCCCCCCGCGACGGCCAGCGCCAGCGCGAAATCAGCAAAGACGCTCATCGCCGCACCACTCCTACACTCCCTGCGGCCGACTTCCCATCGACGGTCGCCATCAGGCGCACGTGATAGTCGCCATCCTCCAGCCAAGGAGGAAGATCAAGGTCAAGCTCATCGACGAATCGGTCGCCCGCCCGCCACTGCTCGACGAGATGCCAGCTCCCAAGTCCGCGGTCTGCAGCGACGACGACCCGTCCCGCAGGGTCGAGCAGTTCGATGCGCGCCGCCGCCGTCCGCGCCCGCGCCTCTGCCGTCCACGCAAGCAGCAGCGCGAGCGACCCCCCGCTCGCCGCCTGCTCGGGAGGATACTGCTCGATGCGGACCCCATCGAGGCGCAACGCGCCGGGGATGGCAAGCTCCGCCTGCGTCATCCCCTTCGGCGGCCACACTCCGCCCGTCACGCGAAGTGGTCCGACAGTGACCATGCCTCGCTCGCTCACGATCGCCGCTCTACTGCGACGCTCCAGCAGCGCGATTTCGACTCGAAGATAATCGGGCGCGTCGAGCGTATGCGGGACACGGAAATAATGGTGGTCGGCGAGCACGGTGCCGGCCGCGTGCTGGTCGAACGTGGTGCTGCCGGCTGCAGGATAGCTGCGCACCTCCGCCACCGGACGAAAGTCGCGGGCGAGCACGCGCAGCTGCACGGCGAGATCGCTGTCGACCGGCCGGTCGACACGCCACCACAGCCAGAGCGTCGCGACCTCGCCCGGCACGACGCGCTCCGGCGCGAAGCGGTAGCCGACCAGCTCAAGGCCGGGAGAGAACGGTGCGCGGATGTTCTCGGGAACCGGCCCCGGCGGCGGGAGAGGAGCGGCGTAGGCAGGACGGATAACTGCCCACGGGGCAGCGGCGGCAAGAGCGCCGAGGCTTGCGACAACGAGCAAGGGGAGGGCAAGCCGGCGGCGCGGCAGGAGACCGGCAAGCCCGCTGACGAGCAGGATCGCGAACGGCACAAGCGCAGGAAACCAGAGCCGGCCTTGGCCGCCGTGCTCAAACGCCGCAATCCAGCGTCCCAGCGCGACGGCGAATGCGGCACACCAGCTGAGGAGAAGCAGCGCCGCACGCGGCTGCGGCGTCACCCCGTCGTTCTGCAGAGCAGGGCGACGCCGCAGCCGGAGGAGCCAGCCGGCAAGCCCCAGCAGCACCACGGCGTCGAAGACGAGGTACGCCCAATCGGGCAGGCCGACGTTTCCCCAGCCGAACAGGGCCCAGCTTGAGTGGCGCAGCGTCAGCAGTTCCGCGGCGATCGCCGCCGGCGAGAGGTCGCGCCGGACAATCGCGTCAGCGAGAACGACAAGCTCTCGCCATGCCAGCGGGTCGCCGTAGAGCGCGAGGTTGCGGACAAACCACCAGCCGCTCAGCGCTGCCGCCGGCACGGCGAGGAGCAGGAGGTCGCGAGCGAGCGAGCGCCCGCGGGCGCGACCTCCCCAGTGCGCCAGCAGCAGCCCTGCCAGCGCCAGCGCCGCGACGATCGCCCCCGACATCTTCGCGAGCGTCGCCAGCCCGCCGGCGATGCCGA
The Dehalococcoidia bacterium DNA segment above includes these coding regions:
- a CDS encoding DUF2079 domain-containing protein, translated to MSVFADFALALAVAGGLGVAGWLLAPWLRLPTWSIHLLPVLAAGWGALYAWLSVAKHDAFRTHAYDLGIYDQVIWNTSQGRLFENSIMHFLPHFLGDHFSLGLLLLAPIYWVWPDPRALLILQAFALPAAALPLGYLAARLLKCAAAGLALGVAYLLHPGNAFTALFDFHDIVFAPPLIALALRFLLLGRPGAFTASLLPILLIKEEMGLVVAAVGAWTLLFTRFKRTGLLVATTGAVTFVVVIFLLVPLFNPEGQYYYLRRYFDTGAPGGEAAVSVERFLQLIPGLFTAEKAAYVGHLTVPFALLPFAGLASLMALPTLGYHLLSPEFPFAFIEKHYSVLLLPFLAFGAAQALHRLGMRSPRLLAGGVTALLGASGAAYYLIAPGPPARSYDPERFAPNPRAPVIREAIALIPRDASLLAQTDLVPHVSQRRQIYMFPDAPVFAGADYVLLDLEGNKYPLSNPEDDYDRELQQFLLNPDFETIFDRDNILVLRRRVVPIAPTFPLEVNFARRIALDGADVTPTTLRAGETVTVTLWWRALIDVPQDVVLFIHLIGPDGERWTQLDKQPTEDWFGTSRWKAGRRFRVPYELTLPTTAPPGDYRIVVGLYDVNSQRRLGIVGGGNSVDLPAPLHVR
- a CDS encoding glycosyltransferase family 39 protein, whose amino-acid sequence is MRVHLRLALVAAAFAALAALTSIAIPPYEAPDETIHLDYVFHLRLRAALPVMTGDPATTVGGQQAFHPPLYYALAALLTLPADPSGYREAQRINWFQQFDRSLPGNKNVVIHEQSGLLPFRGPTLAVHLARLASVLCGVVTVVLGGLAAREAGLADGAALLVAGFIATLPQFVFLSAVTNSDNAVIAAAAAAVYVSLRLLRRGVTTAGVVALGIAGGLATLAKMSGAIVAALALAGLLLAHWGGRARGRSLARDLLLLAVPAAALSGWWFVRNLALYGDPLAWRELVVLADAIVRRDLSPAAIAAELLTLRHSSWALFGWGNVGLPDWAYLVFDAVVLLGLAGWLLRLRRRPALQNDGVTPQPRAALLLLSWCAAFAVALGRWIAAFEHGGQGRLWFPALVPFAILLVSGLAGLLPRRRLALPLLVVASLGALAAAAPWAVIRPAYAAPLPPPGPVPENIRAPFSPGLELVGYRFAPERVVPGEVATLWLWWRVDRPVDSDLAVQLRVLARDFRPVAEVRSYPAAGSTTFDQHAAGTVLADHHYFRVPHTLDAPDYLRVEIALLERRSRAAIVSERGMVTVGPLRVTGGVWPPKGMTQAELAIPGALRLDGVRIEQYPPEQAASGGSLALLLAWTAEARARTAAARIELLDPAGRVVVAADRGLGSWHLVEQWRAGDRFVDELDLDLPPWLEDGDYHVRLMATVDGKSAAGSVGVVRR